The Hyla sarda isolate aHylSar1 chromosome 2, aHylSar1.hap1, whole genome shotgun sequence genome includes the window CAGTGCAGAGAGACTATCTTTCCCCATCATTGCATTCTctagagagcggggagattgtgGAGTACACTCCTGTACAAAGCATGAGAGAAGAATGGGCGGCTGAGGTGACCTGTCCAAAGAATGCAACTCAAGTTCCATTTGCCTACTTCCCATTGAACAACTGGGATCCGCAGGGATCTGCAGGTCCCTTTGGTTTGCTGCCACCTAGAGTCAAAGGTACCGTCCACAAGGAAGAGATCTACATGCCCGAAGTGCCTGCCATGGCACCAAAGTATCTACCAAAGTCATCTGTGAATGTGCCCAGGGCTACTCCTGtggttgaggaggtttggcctaaccagcgggctccaactgaagtgcctcggcctattcccgcagaggaggtttggtcgtcccaacaggcaccaactgctgttcccccagtggcgcaagctgctgcggtgcaaatggtggtcaccatcagccccaccattacagGGTCTACCTTGTCCCGGGTGAACTGGAACACCCGAGTGAGTCCattagagggggcacagtcccaTGGACCCTGTTACAAGTCCCAGCCTCGGAAACAGTTTGACAGGCGAGGTTGGGATGGCAAGTATCCAGGCTGAAGAATCTACTTTGCTATCTGTCACTAACTTTGctttgtgaagtacttttgttgTCTAACAAGTTATGAAACGTTTAAGAAGAAGTGCCTGacaaacttgtcaagaagtttatttgcaGCCATATACATAAGCATGTGCCCGGGTTTTAGCCGTGATTCTTTACTGAGAATTTAGAacgtaccagaactgtggagcggtactagaaaaatatgtatatactgtcagagtaatatatttttgtttatatttttgcacAAGTGAATGCACATGCTGGTGTACCATAATGTTATGGTGTGCtgcaataaaatgtatataatgtgcttACAGTGTCTTTTGTACATGGTGATTTATGTAGGAGGTATCCTGATCAGATCAGGAGAAGCACAGCCACTACCTCACCGCCAGGACAACTACCAGCTAGGTATAAGGAATAATGGTAGTGCTGTGTATAAAGTATATAATTATATCAGTATAACACATAGTCTAATTCAGTCAGTTTACATAATGTAAATATAAGATAGTCAAAATGCTTAGTTAGGACTGTATCTAACATACACATTTCCAGTCCATAATGTCAAAATATTTATGTGtctaacatttttcctgtccccgtgtacagggtgctctccTGTCCAGAGGGTTCCCCTACAACTCCAGGGTGCTCTCCTGTCCAGAGGGTTCCCCTACAACTCTCCTGTCCAGAGGGTTCCCCTACAACTTATGGAGACAGAAAAGCTGTAAGGTAACAGTGGTATGTTGTATAGTAGTAGTATGTTGAATGAaacatgtatagagttctggggagaagtgtttagTATCAAAgggccccagtagctaaggcatcaggtagagagcctTAGGCAGCCTGATCCATCTCAAGTATGCAAAATAAAGGTTagcatgtgatatgtcatgtgattgttatccaGGAGGTATCCCCTAGCTaaggcatcaggtagagagcctTAGGCAGCCTGATCCATCTCAAGTATGCAAAATAAAGGTTagcatgtgatatgtcatgtgattgttacccaggaggtatcagtgaccaggtgacttaagggtgacccaTGGGACCCCTGCTAGCCTCCATTATAAAAGCCCTGGGCagagctagctcgctctctttggagataagtttttgctgaggtcaagtcaagcataggagtgtgtctggagtcataggaggcctcaaatcaagtcctgcagccacaagtaagCTACAGACACAGCTTAGTCAGTAACAAGTTAAGTCAGTCTCTGTCATCTGCTGTCTAGTcaaagtggcctgcactaaattgtccatatctactgcaagtcccagcaagcccttaaagtctctgaaatcactggtcacctccgtgggcctggctacactgtatagactttaccatctgtcactcagtaaagctacggttgtccataacttggtgtcagtcattattgcccccgtgcctagcccaggatccagcggtatactttcgggtggtattgaggataaaccatgccctggagtcacgaatacaaggggttaatgccatctgcccctagggtaattccatctgccctgcatctcaaaCCTCATACCACAGTTTTATATTAGCGGGGCAAagttttctgcagtaatatcagggagtattactttactgagagagtagtggatgtatggaacagtcttcctgcagaagtggtagctgtaaatacagtgaaggagtttaaacatgcatgggataggcataaggctatccttcatataagatagggccagggactattcatagttttCAGGAtattgggaagactagatgggcTGACAAATTTTATGTTTCTATGGAAACTTGGACCCATGGCATTCCTAAAAATTAACCAGTTCAGGTCCAGACATTCAGTGAGGAGGGGACTATGTATACATGCTTTCATTTccactgaaatgaatggggaATTGCAAATCTACAAGGACTCACACTTATAAAGAATTACTATATAAGCGAGGCTCCCTCCCCTTCCTAATACAGTTCAAGATCAGCTCCTTTTTGTGTCTGTGTGGGTGTCCTGCAGCTGCACTACTATCATGAGCTGTACCTGTCTAATGTTGCCTTACAGGAGTATGGTATTCAGTTATTGCAGAAAACATTGCCTGCTGTAAATTCACTGACACATTTTTAAGTAATTCTGTACTTACTGTTAGAGAAGTGAAGGTCATACACATTCCTCCAAAACCATTCAGACATAAGGCTACGAAAATTAGCACAGACAGAGCTGCCATGggaaccaagaaaaaaaaatcgaaGATTACAATCTGAGATTTCAATCTGACATTCTCACCCGTTGACTAAGGGTAGCTTT containing:
- the LOC130356755 gene encoding uncharacterized protein LOC130356755; the encoded protein is MLQSHGCEIRQMRGFDTLMDCRHGGTILVNHQAVQRDYLSPSLHSLESGEIVEYTPVQSMREEWAAEVTCPKNATQVPFAYFPLNNWDPQGSAGPFGLLPPRVKGTVHKEEIYMPEVPAMAPKYLPKSSVNVPRATPVVEEVWPNQRAPTEVPRPIPAEEVWSSQQAPTAVPPVAQAAAVQMVVTISPTITGSTLSRVNWNTRVSPLEGAQSHGPCYKSQPRKQFDRRGWDGKYPG